The Ziziphus jujuba cultivar Dongzao chromosome 5, ASM3175591v1 genome segment ttttttcctaaaatggATGCGGATCTTCtccatttttgaagaaaaaaagagatttCAATTTGACTTCACAATTTTATGCCATGCTAATGTACAATTAATATTGTGACATGTTATTATCCttaatttagaaatatttatgatagatattattaatattgtactAATTCGCTTTTTATATCtcttgaaattttcaaataataatatttaaattggaaaatattataaataaatttttgtaatttttaatttatgaaaagtttttaaaatgatttacgatttaatattaaatataaaatttttatattaatttatgatttagtTTTCAAAGCCATAGACATCGTAaccatttaattaaattcattatatatatatatatatatatatatatatatatgtatttttggtcaataattaaattcttatacATGGACATATAAAATGATCGGAATGAGATTGAAATCCTACGTAAGCAGGAGAATCCAAATCCCCacacaattttgttttattggtaATAATAGCTGTAGCGGAATAAAGGACTCTCTCGTAGTTTCTTGGAAACTGAGGGGCACCACTATCTTtctccttttttcctctcttgaCCATATTAAGCATCCACTCTGAGGCCCATTTACTCTCAACCAGTCTCTGAGAGAAACATagccgaaaaacaaaaaaaacaacaaagaaaaaaaaaaaaaaaaaaaaaaaaggctgagaAGAAGAACCATGTGTCCAACTAAGCAGAAGCACCGGAGTTCTGGAAAAGAACACGCTGGGAAATGCTCCAGATCTGGTGGCTCCACCACTACCGCCTTCGATTGGATGGCCGAATCCATCAACGGCGGATCTCTACGCCACGTGGACCTCCACACTGGCATCAATGGCTGGGCCTCACCGCCCGGTGACCTTTTCTCTCTCCGAGCCAAGAACTACTTCACAAAGAGAACGAAATCCCCCTCCGGCGATTACCTACTCTCACCTGCCGGCATGGACTGGCTCAAATCCAGTGCTAAACTCGATAACGTACTCGCTCGCCCCGATAACCGCGTCGCTGCTTCGCTTCGAAAAGCTCAGTCTCAAGGGAAATCCCTTAAGAGCTTCGTTTTCGCTGTGAATCTTCAAGTCCCTGGTAAGGACCATTATAGCGCGGTTTTCTATTTTGCCACCGACGACGCCGTTCAACCGGGTTCGCTCCTTTACCGGTTCATCAACGGCGACGATGCGTTCAGGAACCAACGTTTTAAGATCGTGAATCGGATCGTGAAAGGGCCGTGGATCGTGAAGAAGACGGTTGGGAATTACGGAGCGTGTTTGTTGGGGAAGGCCTTGACGTGCAATTACCATAGAGGACCGAACTATTTTGAGATAGACGTCGATATCGGAAGCTCGACGATCGCGAGCGCCATTTTGCACCTTGCATTGGGATACGTGACGAGCGTGACGATCGACATGGGTTTTATGGTGGAAGCGCAGACAGAGGATGAGTTACCCGAGAGGTTAGTCGGTGCGGTTAGGGTTTGTCAAATGGAAATGTCGTCGGCGACCACCGTGGTGGTGGACGCGGCTCACGCGCCTAATATGGCACGCGGAATGGCGAAAGTAAATCACCATAAGTCCGGTGATGACGATGAGGATGAcgcataaaattaaaaaaaaattgttatcagGTGTCAGAttaaaatccaattttttttaattgatacgCAGTGTTGTGATTTGTAATTATTGGCCCTTTTTTTATAGGGGGGACTGGTGGGGGTAGTTCTGTTGGCGTGGACGGTGGGGATGTAGATAATAAAAATGCTTatataaaccaaacaaaaataacaCTGCAGCGAATTTCCACCTTCTGGGTTTCTCAGATCTCTCCccgattttttattttggatttaacttaactttcttggaatttttattatgaaaaattatataaaaattaaaaaagcacATTTATCTCTTTTTGAGAGATTCTGAAAGTGAAGTTTACGATTTATTATGCTGACGTAATTTTATGGggatgtgatatatatatatatatatatatttttttttttcgtttggtTATGGGTGTCGAAGGGGACAGAACTAGAATGAAAGATTTTGGTGGTGGGGATGGGTTCTGGCAGTGAAACCTAAAATGGGATGTGGTTGAAGGTAAGCCATCGAAATTGCTTTAACACAGGCTAAAACATTCCTTGTACGACAAAAcccgttttaattttttatttccgaTCTAAAAATTTTAGTAGCGGTGAGGACGCTTTTGCGTGGGTAAGTCAAATAGCATACTAGTAAAAATGGATGTGGCCCGGAAGTGTACCTAAGCAAACCTACTTAATACTCCTTTTATGATCCTATCCTAACCACACACTTACTAAATTCACATAAACAGAAGAAATGAGTGATATTTTTGGGCAAATGTCCATTCCAAAATGACTCACGCGTTTGCCTATTCAATCCTTAATTCAAGGAATCCAACATAATTTTGCTCTGTTTagcatctttctctctctctctctctctctctctctctgtgaaaACCATCAGTTTTTATAATCACCATCCAGCTGTTAATGCTAATacgaatttaattttttttatttgtttatttgtttaatattaaagTATTACTTTCATTGCGTTTGCTTTTGTTTGGACACTACAGTGATATAATTGTACGTTAATGGGAAAAGAATCCAACTTTAATCAGGCCACTGTGATCGCGATGGAGCTGGGTTTTCAGTAAATTCGcggcctttatttatttatttttaaaggttATTGCGACACCGGGTACGATCGAACCATGcaaatatcgaaaaatatcgGGCTTTGAGTATACTTTTTCTGCCGTCCATTAAAAAAGGTCCTTGGCTAATAGCAAGGCGTCTTTTGGTAATTCACTAAGCCCATGGTTGTTGACTCTTTATTAAAACTTCCCCCGACTCCCCGGGAAAGGCGTATTTCCATTTTAATCCAAAACTTAAcaagcataattatataataatttaattaattttttgagctGTAATGtaatctttttccttttgttctTTTGCAAATAGCTTTAatgcaattttataatttattacatacacGTATCtatcaaaaaagtaaaaatatcacgtataattatttattacggACAAACATAAAAACGAACTTTATATAGAATTTACCGCGTGAGTTTGATATCTGACTCTGTTAGAGTTGACAATAATATTGTTTAAACTCTGACCACGTGATGGTGCAACGGATACCGATATTAATTGAGATCCAATACCCTGCAATCGTGTGTAAAGTAATACCTGGTATTAAGGCATGGCATACTCAATTTCCATTTTCACGTGGAATTAATAacagttttttaaaatatcatacaatatataatttttcttcggtcagtatatataatatataattgccaataattttttgaatttggcCGGAAAATGATTTATGTGAAAAGGGCACGTAGAAGCAATAATTACAGTTCATGCTGCTTCTATAAAGATGATTAggattttttatgaatatacgggtagtttttttttttttggtggtaagTACAAAGATAATAGTtaggttttgtttatttttaaaaagataataattagGCTGGTTCGAAGTTCggatacatattatatattatagccTCGTAAATGGCCAACAATACTCTATACATGAATATGATTATGTATTTTGTCTCTGTCCTCATTAACATCAATTTCGTTGTCACAGCTAAAAAACCTCTTTgagtaaaaaacaaatattttaacgGGTTtgaatatgatgatgatgggaaCTGTGTGGCCCATGACTCTGATGGAATTCGTTTTGTTCACTTTCTCATCAGCCTTGGAAAGCCAACCTCATCAATTCATTGAATTCAATGTCCGGTGGTCAAAACTCTCCGACCCCACTTCCCGAGACAAAATCAGATGCACTCTAAATCATCTGTTCTATATAAtccttttataaatattttgacatgtgataaatctaataataaaatttaaaatattatattatattagttattttataattgtactaattcaattttattatatattaaaagtttataaaagaatcatgtaaaaataaatcattctggattttttttttttttcagttctcGAATTGATcgaccattttttctttttttatttgttttcttttattttattgccaTAACGGTTTATTCGGGTGTTAATGCtcattgactttttatttgtttcctttttttgtttttttggttgaataatGATAATTGACTTTTTACAAATTATaacttactttttctttttcttttttggtgaataaattaTAACTTACTTTTGATGCAGATGGTTGGTGAAAAACTTATACATGTTTGCCTAAGTAAAAATCTAGTGTACCTTTGACAACAAAATTTTACTGTTCATCAAATTtcggttcttttttttttttggtttaaatattgataatttatatatgcTCAACCTTTCACGTTGACGTGGAAACCAATTAAGGATTCTGCTCATCctttaacctaaaaaaaaaaaaaggagaagaagaagaagaagaagaaaagaagttgCCCATCCACTCTACGGAACAGTAAGACTGTAATAatcaattttgacttttttttttttttttttaattcttaaaaaggCCTGAACCTTCATCTTTCTTTGTGATTAGAAATTCGACCTTGACATTTTACTAGACCTTGTGAAGAGTACAGACCGGCCTAATAGATTGCTCTAGACCCTGATCAAGGGAAGGAACGAAGGAAGTCACTGAAACTTGTGGCCCAAATGATGAATTCGAATTCAAAAAGTTGATATTCTATGCTTATTCTTAGACAACTACGCTTTT includes the following:
- the LOC107419893 gene encoding protein ENHANCED DISEASE RESISTANCE 2-like translates to MCPTKQKHRSSGKEHAGKCSRSGGSTTTAFDWMAESINGGSLRHVDLHTGINGWASPPGDLFSLRAKNYFTKRTKSPSGDYLLSPAGMDWLKSSAKLDNVLARPDNRVAASLRKAQSQGKSLKSFVFAVNLQVPGKDHYSAVFYFATDDAVQPGSLLYRFINGDDAFRNQRFKIVNRIVKGPWIVKKTVGNYGACLLGKALTCNYHRGPNYFEIDVDIGSSTIASAILHLALGYVTSVTIDMGFMVEAQTEDELPERLVGAVRVCQMEMSSATTVVVDAAHAPNMARGMAKVNHHKSGDDDEDDA